The sequence below is a genomic window from Tachysurus vachellii isolate PV-2020 chromosome 2, HZAU_Pvac_v1, whole genome shotgun sequence.
CTAATGAAATTAGCAGcttaaatatttctaataatttGAACTGGTAAATTTATTAACTTGCGTTAAAAGTATGTGGAGAACTCGGGTGTCCCTGGTCCAAGAAAATACAAAGCTGACTTTAATTCAAAAAAGGAGAAATACTGAAACGGTGCTGTAGCATTGTGAGAAAGGGAGGAGAAAACAGTGACAAAGAGGTTGTGCTGTAAAATCACACATAGGTCAAAATTCATACCTTTTGTATTTATACCAGAAACTGGACTGACGATTCTAAATAGCATAGAggtctgaatgtgtgtatggtATCCTGGGATAGACTTGTGTCCCAAGGTCTTCTTCTGCTACACTCCTAGTGTAGATCACCGTGATACCaagcaggataaagcagttaataaagatttcagaaatgaattttttaacacattaataGTTTTCTATGAACGAACTGAGAAACTGGTTCagtatataaaaatgatttcagaTCAGTCATGATAAACTTTTTAATGATTCTACAATTCAACCAAACATATTAAGTAGTTTAAAGACTATAGACTAAAAAAACTTGCAGGTAAGTTTAGAAATACATTTCCTTTATACTTTAAAACATGCACTGGAAAAAGGTTGACAATAATTTTTTTGAATAATAAGGACTTATAAGAACGCAGCTTCTTCTGTGGTTTCCTTCTCTGAAAAAGCAGAACCACCACATGTGAACTGTGGGCTTGTGTGAATTAGCAGGACAAACAGTAGGTTGAGATTTGTGATGTTATTGCAGTATGTATATGATCAGTTTTGCAGAAATGCAGGTCAATGTACAGAAATTATTTACACCAGTCTACAGGCATGTAATTGTGCTCATTTCTTGCTGGTTTATTTGTGGTTAAAATGTTCCCAGTCATGctggacacacactctcacaatctCTTCTATAGGAACAAATTGCTTTAGCAAAAATATTAGTGTCTAGTTTctgttctgaagcaggtgaagcAGGTAAAACCCTGGCCAttaggagccacctctgctcttcaggactgctttgagtgcactgactggaacatcttcagggaggctgcaaccaacggtgactccatcaacttggaggagtacacagcatcagtgaccagctacattggCGAATGCACTGATGACGTCACCAcatgctccaaccagaagccgtagatgactgctaaagtgcgtgcgctgctgaagactagaAACCTAGCCATTacactttttgctctttgcacgtACTGTTTCATATTTCAGTCGTTtcctgttttgcacaatactttacattatctcagggacctgctgctataacactgtgttcattctagtattactgcacatgcaatattgtttgaacatacaatatctacactggttggtgctgtttttgtgtattgtcttttgtgtattgtcttttttgttttgtcttgtaattttttgtctgcactgtctagcctgtcttgtttgtcttgtcctgcactgtcttgtctgtcttttttgtcttttgtcctgctctgtttgcaccaggttgcacagttgcactttatgtggctaagacttacttactagtctttagctctgtctttgttttatgtagcttcatggtcctggagaaacgttgtctcatttcactgtgtactgcaacatagctatatatagttgaaatgacaataaaggcttcttgaattgacttgacttgtttccttttttcttttcaggcagatctgttttttcttttttcttttttttttaaataatttgtgcATGGgcttgtgtgaatgtgtgtatttttggaaCCAAAACTCATacagtttgtctgtgtgtatcttcaGGAGGACAATGTTGCCTGCATCTATTATTCAGCGTGTTCTGCAAATATTATGGAGAAGCAGACTatgaatttttaaatttttattacttACTCTACACATCATGTAcatgacaaattatttttaggccttgatattttttatttttctgatttgaaaatttttgtcatttttcttgATAAAGGTGTAAGGTTTAAGCTAAAACTGTAAATATCCACAACTGAGCTGAAATGCACTCGATGCACTACACATTGTACCTACTTTATTGCTTTAGTATTGCTAGTATTGTTGTTCCTCACTCttgctgtctttttttaaaataagttatATGCTGATCATTCAGATTCTAAAATACTGCCCGAAAATAGTTGCTTTCTGGTGTGCACAGTGCACATGTGGTGGTTCTGCTTCTTCAGAGAAGGAAACCACAGAACAAGCTGCGTTCTGTCGACACTTGACCTATTATTAGTACTAATGCATGTTGCACAGGAAGTAAAATTAAAGCAGCATAAATTATTCTTAAAGTCCTTATTATTCCAAAACAATAATTGTCAAAAATTTTCTAAACTTACCTGCAAGTTTTTCCAGTCTCTATTCTTTAATCTAGTCTTTAAACAAACTCTGGTGCATCAGTATATGATTGTAATATTTCTTATTACTTCATATGTTTGGTTGAATTGTAGAATCATTAAAAAGTTTAGCGTGACTGAtctgaaatcatttttatttactgaacCAGTTTCTCAGTTCGTTCATATGTGTTcaaaatgtgttaataaattcagtttttcattcatttctaaaatctttattaactgctttatcctgatcctgatcctggtGGATCTAATGTCTATCACAGGAACACTGGGAGTGTAGCAGGATTAAACCTTGGGACACAAGTCCATCCCAGGATAGTGGGCCTGTGGGCTATTTAGAATCGTCAGTCCTGTATCTGGGATGTTTCAGGGAGGTATGTGGACAACCATGTGGACaacgagacacacacacacatgtatacacacacctcagaatcagaatcaggtttattacacacacaaggcttttggttccagctgttggtgactctaaaaagtacagacataaataatactatacatttatcttggactatacaagacaaaaacagacaagacaaaacagactatatgaGAAAATACAGACACTGTGAGACCTATGTGTGGTTTTACAGCACAACCTCTTTGTCACTGTTTTCTCCTCCCTTTCTCACAATGCTACAGCACCGTTTCagtatttctgctttttttaattcaattataaAGTCAGCTTTGTATTTTCTTGGACCAGGGATGCCTGAGTTCTCCACTTACTTTTAACGTAAGTTAATTCAatttacaattaataataaaaaatccaataattcaaattattagaaatattttagaGTTGctaattttattagtttattccGGAAAGTGTCTGTCAgtattattttgtacattagtattcttcttcttcttcttcttcttttccttcttcttcttcttcttcttcttcttatcattatcattattatcaagAGTTTTAAATTTGATTACATTTGATTTTCTACTGTTTGGCTTAGCAAAGCTTTATTTAGAGACATATTTAATTAGGATCTTTCTGTGTCACgtatgaaatgttttcaaaacTCCAGTTACTTgtaaacattacattaaaatgcataaacatgttcacattttcttcagaagTAAATTCATACTACagcaataaataattaaaatgcataaaaatcaaATAAGTGCAATAGATCTCAAGAAGCAGATCtcaatatttggtataatattTGGGTATGGTGTCttcagggttgagggttcgaccATCCTGGatgcagagtttgcatgttctcccagtgcttcTTGGGGTTTCCTACAAAGAAATAAGCTGTAGGTTGGCATGCAGTTCTAAATTTTTcatggtgtgcgtgtgtgtgtgtttgtttgtgattgCGCCCTGTAATAATTTGGCACCCTATCTAGAATGTCCCCTGCCTTGTCCCCAGGGTCTGGCACCCGGTTCCCAGACTGGCACCCGGTTCCCAGAAACCAGAAAGAGCAACGGtcaacatccaaaaaaaaacttcataatGTTCTGCTTGAAGCTTAACTTGATGTCCATAATGTATTGATATTTATATggcttgttttttcctttttataaaatatgtttaaggTTCAAGAGGTCCTGTGAAGTGCAATcatatttttgctttgtgctCAGATTGGTTTGTCTTTGGTAAGTAGAAACATCCCTAATTtaacaaatgtaagaaaattattgttttttatttgtttttaaaatactaATGCTTGTGATAAGGCAAACCTTTAAACTCTCCTAAATTGTTTATAACCTATAGAAccgttatatattattataaaatgttgtgAACACAAGGGTCACTATGGGAGAATGAACAGAACTTGatctttttaatgtttaacttaCTGTTTAACttaactttttaatttaatttttttttacagtgttccaCATCATGTACTGCTTAAAGAACTGGTATTCTGACAGTGTGGCCCTGAACACCAAACCCATCCGCCTGTCCATCTTCCTCATTGCCGGTGAGTGTGCAGGTTTTCCAGCTCTTATTTGGGCTCTCAGTGTACTGTACCTCCATTATAAGAGCGGAGGTCGAACCTCAGTCTTCGccgtcttcctcctcctcagtgACCTGCTGGAGCTGATCCTGACTCCATTCCTTGTAACATACATATTCAAAGAGGACTTTAATCCATGTGGAATCATTTTTGGACTATTGTTTGGAGCCAGGCTTCTTGGGCAACTGCTTCACCAGACAGTTATAAGATATCTATTACCTGTTGATGTTTTCTCTCCTCCCTGCTCTATCGTATTCTTCATTGTTTTTCTTCTAGCAGTTGGATGTCATTTCATACAAAAAACCATATATGTGATAACTGTATTTGCAGGCATATTACCTCTAATTGTGTGTGCATAAATATTAACTTGGAAAGTACCTCATGACAGCGACCAGGCCATAGACAGAAAGCCTGGTGTGCTGGTTATAACTGTTGCCATGTTTACATTGATCCTTATATACATACCATTTTTCTTGACTGATTTTACTGACATTCCTTTCATTTTGGACTGTTTAACAAGTGTGAGATTAATCTCTGATCCCCTCCTGTGTGTACTCGTCTGCAAGGAGCTCGGTTTCAATTCACATACAGATCGTACAGAAGGATCAAGTGCATTAAATTAGCAGCTTTGAATTAGCAGGACAAACAGTAGGTTGTGTTTTGTGATGTTATTGCAGTGTGTATATTATCAGTTTTGCAGAAATGGAGGTCAACATACAGAAATTATTTACACCAGTCTACAGGCATGTAATTGTGTTCAGTTCTTGCTGGTTTGTTTGTGGTTAAAATGTTCTCAGTCATGTTAGACACACATTCTTACAATCCCTTCTATAGGAACAAATTGCTTTTGCAAAAATATTAGTgtgttgtttctgtttcctttttttttcttttcaggtagacctgtttttttttctttttcactttttttaatcatttgtgcATGGgcttgtgtgaatgtgtgtatttttagaaCCAGAACTCCTaagtttttatttgaaataaatgtttattttcatgcaCCTTTAGTTGTACTGAAGAGAAAGCTTAatatatcacacaaacacattctatGTCTTTGTCTATTTATTGTCATGATAAGGGCGATGGGGCAGATGCAAGAGAAGTTTTCTGAATAAATCTGTCATAAAATGTGATCTGACCTTCATCTAAGTCAAGGGTATTCACAAACATAATGtgtctaaaaataattacacaaaaatattCTGATCTTTATTGAGAACAACCAAAAAACATCATAGAGCATTGTggaaaaagtatgtgaaccctTGAGTTAATGACGTCATGTTTTAGCACACCTGGAGTCTCATTAAGAAAATACTTTTGGAGGTGTGGAATACAGCTACTTTGACTGATAAAAACCCCTCAAACTTTTGGAGTTTGCTCTGCACAAGAAAAACACGCTTATGCGAGCCATGTCTCGCCAAAAAGAGCTTTCGAGGACCTATAATCAAGAATTGTTGCTTTACATAAACGTGGAAAGTGTTACAAAGTTATTTCAAAGACTTTAGAAATTCACCAGTCTACAGTTAGGCTAACAGTTTGGGACTGTTGCTACTCTACCAAGAAGTGGGCGCCCAGTCATGACACCAAGAACACAACGAAGACTCGTCAATGAGGTAAGGAAACAACCCCGAATGACAGCCAAAGATTTGAAGGCATCATTGGAACCTGCTCTCATAAACATCTCTGTTCATGAGTCTACAATACATAAAACACTGAACAAGCAGGGTATCCACGGCATGACACCACAAAGGAAGCCACTGCTTACTAAAATGAACATTGCTGCATGCCTGAAGTTTGCAAAAAAGCACAATGACACTCCACAGCGGTATTGGCAAAATGttttgtggactgatgaaactaAGATTGAACTATttggaaaaaacacacagcattacATCTGGCGTAGAAAGGGCACGGAATATCAACATGAAAACATCATCCCAACTGTAAAGTATGGTAGAGGAAACATCATGATTTGGGTCTGCTTTGCTGCATCAGGTCCTGGCCAGCTTGCAATCATTGGTGTTACGATGGACGATGCACACTCtctttgcattgtttgtttgggagaggagcatgcccggtcggctctcgagggagccggCTGCATGCATTGTGAGGGATTCCTTCTGCGTACTCTCCGATCCCGCTTGGCTGTATTTTCACGCGGCAACTTCGATCATGGGGTTTGCAGGTTGAGTTAGCAGAAGCGGAGCAAGTGAAGGGTTGCCctcttgccctctcccctgaTCCCATTCACATGGAGCATGCTGTTTTCCGCATCGGGCTCTGAGGACTCTGAGGGCTCTGAGGGGCTTTCCTCCTCTGAATCGTTAACGCAATCATGGTATTCGAGGAATTCCTTGAGGTGGTGACCGCTGTGTCTGTTACATTTagattggcctgaagaggaagttAGTGTTGTTCGTTCTAAGCTAGACGACCGCTTTCTGACGACCGCTTTCTGACCTTCACGCAGGCGGCTGCCGTTTTTCCCAGACCTTCATGCTGACGTGTTGGGGAGATCCATTTTCAGCGcatcttttttcccctgccatgtCTGACTATTCAGCCATTATAGGGCTTGAAAGTCATGGGTATGGGGCGATGCATGGGATTGAGGAGATGCTTGCGGGCTATCTCTCACGTACATCGCCCGCATGGAGGAAACCTGCCCTTCCAACCAAGCCTTGTAGGACTACTTCAGCCCTTGTGAGTAAGGCCTACACGGCAGCAGACCAAGCAGGTGTGGCCCTGCACAACATGGCAGTGTTGCAGGCCTACCAAGCTGAACTGCTGACAGAGCTTGAAGGTTGAGAGGGGTTGGGACCTCAGGTGGTAGCAGATCTCTGTCAAGCGACCGACCTTGTGCTCAGTGCCACGAAGCAGACAGCCCACTCCATAGGCCGTTCTGGTTCTTGCGCTGGTTGCCAcggagaggcacctgtggctcaaTTTTACTGGTATCAAAGATAAGGATAAGTCTTTTCTCCTGGATACCCCGATTTCACCTCAGGGCCTGTTTGGCGACGCAGTGAGTACTGTAATCGACAGGCACCAGGAGTTGAAACGCAGGTCAACGGTGATCAGGGAGTTTCTCCCGCGCGCGCCGAGCTGCCTGGGCCATTTTCCAGCTGCACCCAACCCCCTCCTAGCTCACTCAGGGCAGTAAAAATGGTTAGTGTGGTGGCGTGTGTCCCCCAGTCTAAGAGTAGGGAGGCCGGTCAGTGTGCCCAGGCCCAGACCCGTCAGGTGAGCCGTCATCTCGGCTAGGCGGGCTACGATGGAGTCCTCTCAAAAGGCCTAGAATTTGCCCCTGTCATGTCCAAGGCTATTCTGCACCCCAGGACAGGATATATCCCTAAGGTGCCCAGAATTGCAGGTTGTCCAGTCATCCtgcaggcctactgtcccccGCTCCATGAGTCGGTGGAACAGGAGAgtctgcatttgctttgcccagtaaGGGCCTTGACGACTTATGTCCACCACTCTAGCTCATGGCGTAACTCCTCCCCacgttttgtctgttttgggggctGGAATGGGGTAATCTGGGTTCCAAACAGCACCAAACATAAATTTGTTAATCAACCTCAGTTCTAATCAAAACTaccaaa
It includes:
- the LOC132860667 gene encoding uncharacterized protein LOC132860667; translation: MVSSGLRVRPSWMQSLHVLPVLLGVSYKEISCSRGPVKCNHIFALCSDWFVFVFHIMYCLKNWYSDSVALNTKPIRLSIFLIAGECAGFPALIWALSVLYLHYKSGGRTSVFAVFLLLSDLLELILTPFLVTYIFKEDFNPCGIIFGLLFGARLLGQLLHQTVIRYLLPVDVFSPPCSIVFFIVFLLAVGCHFIQKTIYVITVFAGILPLIVCA